The genomic region ATTCAACTCTACGCCAAAAAACGCAGACTAGATCAAGAAAAATTAACTCTATGACTATTTCGATAGAAATAAAGCCTGAACATCTGAAAAATCTGGATTTGACTCCAGTAACAACCAAGATTGAACCATTGTTACAACAAGGAGCGATCGCCACTTGGGAACAGAGTATCAACTTTGTCATTGACTATCCTAGAGAAGCTGATGATCCTCGAGAAGTGTCGGAAATTCCCGAAGTTAGACTTTGGTTTGTGCGTCTAGATTCTCGTTATCCCTGGTTACCTTTTTGCTTGGATTGGAAAAGCGGAGAACTCCCTCGTTACACTGCGATGTTAGTTCCCCATGAATTTAACCGTAACGAAGGAATTCAATATAATCCGGAAGCTTTAGCTATATTCGTCACCCACAAGAGTTTTATACTCAGCGATTGGCTCAAACAACAACAAATCAAAAGCAGATCAAGAGTCAAATCCATGGCTCAACTATTTGGTTATGAACTCGATGAGGTCTTTTTGGATCTTTTGGAAATCGAGTGAATTTGAATTTAAAAGGCAACTTTGTGGGACAATGGTAAGGTTGGCTAGAAACAATGATGAAACTGTGATCCTAGGACAAAAGCGAGAAAGAGTTATGCAGATAGGCGATCGCGTGCGTGTAGTAACTTCAGTTGTTGTTTATCATCATCCTGAACACAAAAAACAGGCATTTGATCTTCAAGGAATGGAAGGAGAAATAATCACAATTATGAAAGAATGGGAAGGTAGACCTATCAGTGCTAACCTACCAGTGTTAGTCAAGTTTGACTCTAAATTTAAAGCTCATTTTCGTGAGAACGAACTGGAACTATTGTCCTAAACTATTCACTCTTCTGAGCCAACTAATTACAAAGGGGAAAGGGGAAGGGGTAAAGGGTAAAGGGTAAAAATTCTCCTTGTCTACCTTGTCTCTCCCCCGAGGGGAAGGGTTTAACTTCACAGCTATCACTTAAAACCTATCACCTAATGCGATCGCGCAGCGCCACCGAAGGTGATCGCATCTACTTTCAGAGCAATTTCTTAAATACATTAAGTCGCATATTGTCCTACGAAAATGGGCGGAGGAAGGTTTATCTA from Gloeocapsa sp. PCC 73106 harbors:
- a CDS encoding CRR6 family NdhI maturation factor, with the protein product MTISIEIKPEHLKNLDLTPVTTKIEPLLQQGAIATWEQSINFVIDYPREADDPREVSEIPEVRLWFVRLDSRYPWLPFCLDWKSGELPRYTAMLVPHEFNRNEGIQYNPEALAIFVTHKSFILSDWLKQQQIKSRSRVKSMAQLFGYELDEVFLDLLEIE
- a CDS encoding ferredoxin-thioredoxin reductase variable chain produces the protein MQIGDRVRVVTSVVVYHHPEHKKQAFDLQGMEGEIITIMKEWEGRPISANLPVLVKFDSKFKAHFRENELELLS